Genomic DNA from Oligoflexus sp.:
TGCTGAAAGGCTACGTCATTCATTTGAATCCGTATTAAATTCTGCGTAAAGAGTGCATAAATTACATGACGGCGGCCTGCGATCATGCTTCCATAAGGCCAAGGGGAATTTTATGCTGAAGACAATGCGAGCCCTGGTTCGTCTCGTTATGCTGGGTTGTGTGATCCTGAGCCTTTTGAGCATTGTGATGCTGCTCGGTGCTTTCCAGGGGCAGCGCACGATCAGGCGTAAAAAGCTGGTGGCTGCGGTGATGCAGGCGCACCTGAGGGCCATGAGCCGCTGTGCGGGTTTAGAGGTTCAGGTTTTGGGAACGAGGCCTTTGGATGACAGGCCTTTTCTTCTTCTGAGTAATCATGTTTCCTATTGGGACATCCTTGCCCTCGGTTCGCTTTTTCCTTTGGGCTTCATGGCGAAAGACTGTATTGAAAGCTGGCCTGTTCTGGGGACGGTCACTCGACTTTGTAATACTGTTTTTGTGAATCGTGAGAATGTGCGGGATCGTGTTCGTGCCCTGCGTCGACTTCAGACGCAGATTCATGATCTTTCGTACTGTGTTTTTCCTGAAGGGACGACAACCGCTGAAATCGCGCCGCGGCTTGAACTTTGGTGCCGGGGGAATATTGCGGTTCTCCGTGAACCCGGGGCTCCGGTGTGGTTGGCGGGACTTCATTATGAAAAGCATGCGGAAGAAGCCTGGATTGATGACGATGAGCTGCTGCCGCATCTTTTCCGGCGTCTGAAGGAGCCTTCCATTCGACTTACAATATACCTTGAACCTCTTCAGGTGAATCGAGCTGCGTCGCTTTCTGAGGCGGCGCGCGAGGCCTGGGAAGGAACGGTGGGCCTTTGTCAAAAGGCTCAATATGATGGGGATACTTCGGTGTCCACGCAGCCTGTGCGCCTGTGCGTCGTGAAAGATTCTGCCGCCTCGTAAGAACCTCCGTGCAAAGCTGATTTCCTGGGACTCTTTACCAAAAAGAAATAATTATTTCGGTGGTCTAAACTCCCGATGGTTGCCGGGGTTTATGGGTGTCTTTGGTCTTTGCTTAAAGACCTGCACCGGGACACCGAACAGTGATTCAAATGGATAGCTGGGGAATAGCAAGAGCCGTTCTTTACGCGACGAAGAATTCGACGTGATAATCAATAGGAGTCGTCCATGAAATTGAACTTAGGTCAGGGTTTGGTGGTAGTAGGCTTGGCGATGGGTCTGGCCGCCTGCGGACCGAAACTTCAGAGTGTTGCGGAGCAGGATGGCTCGAATACTGCGGATCCGTCACGGCGGGAAACTGTGAAGGTTGGCATCAGCCTTTCAGAAAAAGGCTCAGGTATGCGCCTCGCTGATGCGACGACTTTTTCCATGTCGTTGGATGGCTGTGCATCTGGTTTGAACTACCCCTCCATAACGGAGAACGATGTTACTGTCGATCTGTATAAGTTCGATCAGGGTTGTCTGATCAAACTCAACTCATTCTCTTTAAATTCCGTCAACTACGTTCTTTCGGCCGACACTTTTGAAAGTTGGACGGCAGGTGACATTGCCATCTTCCAAGATAGTGCCAATACCAACAATAAGCTGACTGTAAGAGTCGTTACGCAATTGCCAACTGCTATAGCCGGGTCAGAAACTGTATCCTATAGCTACACGCAATTGGTTGCCGGCGCGGATGAAAGTATTGCCAAATCGGTGGTGAGCGATACCCACACTGTAAGCGTGAATGGTGTCGATGCGGCGAAGGTGGAAATCACTTCTGTGAACATGACTGGTATGACGGCTCAGGGTGCTGGCCGCTTCACATTTGATGTGCTGTGTCTCCAGGGTGTCAGCTCAGGGTCTTGTGATACAAATCCATTGACCTCGCTCAAATATATGCTTGTAAAAGATACTTACTCGAATAACCCGACTTATGAGCAGCTCAATACCCTGTTCTCGACCGGTGGTACAGCTGTCGCTGCAGGTGATATTATTGCAACCGGCAACGGTGGCTTCAAAACTCAAGTTATGAGTACTCCAGATGAGATGGCTCTTCCAGGAAACTCAAATCTTCTGTTCATTGTTCAGTCGGGTGGTTCTTCCTACAAGTACTTCAATGTTGATGTTGCAGCGTTGACCTATTGATCACTGAGTGTTTGTAGCGAGCCGTGAAATCTGATTCAGGTTTCACGGCTCGTAGCCGTCAGAAGAGGTGGAACTTGCGGTTCAGCGTAACATGGATTTTATTTCTATTTGCCGGCCTCATGGGAAGCTGTGGCAATAATAAGATCGATGTCTCCGCAATTCCTCAATTTCG
This window encodes:
- a CDS encoding lysophospholipid acyltransferase family protein codes for the protein MLKTMRALVRLVMLGCVILSLLSIVMLLGAFQGQRTIRRKKLVAAVMQAHLRAMSRCAGLEVQVLGTRPLDDRPFLLLSNHVSYWDILALGSLFPLGFMAKDCIESWPVLGTVTRLCNTVFVNRENVRDRVRALRRLQTQIHDLSYCVFPEGTTTAEIAPRLELWCRGNIAVLREPGAPVWLAGLHYEKHAEEAWIDDDELLPHLFRRLKEPSIRLTIYLEPLQVNRAASLSEAAREAWEGTVGLCQKAQYDGDTSVSTQPVRLCVVKDSAAS